The following are from one region of the Stanieria sp. NIES-3757 genome:
- a CDS encoding histidine kinase, producing the protein MSNSRFTLKEFINPIPTCGQTANLPTILNLLNSSQSGKVCSPGALARGSLSSSAIAVLNEEEFPIGIIDSDSLLSFLSNKLLNSWTVVHHLSKLSGAAASKSIDICSSLFDLQSLIKPTIILTSELSRENFLSQLESETHLINNQVSYLVVDSGGKLLGKLNSQKLMRSLILDCSDLNNNNFSLTKVLPKFYFNLIEQIPIPLSIQTRQGNILYRNQVWREQINLAQEINWDFSNSNSFNSIPQSSEKISEQFQLESIKLDPYCLKSNSYLFKSPSSLLPTQNGQLLELMEEVNSQLVKDAQKNTIIQQLWNYYRLPLNDSGFSYWLVLAVQSLTKEQEKLTQPQSDLESEQLNQLKDEFLSHISHELKSPLTAIVGLSSLLKEQKLGQLNQRQTRYADLIYRGGRKLINVVNDLLDLTRLTTNKISLNLEQIEIKTFCEAIYQQLINKLEDNITSVTASNYYPQLKFKIESEIIIGDKVRLNQILSRLFKAALKVIPSQPEIGIAVKKWQNWIAITVWNSKSIFSEYSQHLAWEVSLQSQTSITNPQKEVELDLMLAQQIAKSYGGNISCLSQIDDGSEFTLLIPNQNCNYNLNLESNDIPIVTEHNLRILIGETNPNRINELTNQLIDFGYQPVIACTGIEILEKARQLQPSKILINGFLPLLTIDDILTLLKADVRTQKIPVFILKNNGDELVINNTQLVAGCLDFPLQRSALLQIFELVKSEVVQKKRLTILSLHPNCNINDQSITSVNSELDFSLKAGLDHLDHRIIEADCLEQGELLARIWQIDAILIDGSVLDEPVSFLRSLKNSRVLATLPLVTLDAKTTAAANQIEGLSVFPCLVPAEERTIMDLAQVIQIAAGIN; encoded by the coding sequence ATGTCTAATTCTCGTTTTACGCTCAAAGAATTTATCAATCCAATTCCTACTTGTGGGCAGACAGCCAATTTGCCAACAATACTTAATTTACTCAACTCTAGTCAATCGGGCAAGGTCTGCTCCCCGGGCGCATTAGCAAGAGGTTCACTCTCTTCGAGCGCCATCGCAGTTTTAAATGAGGAAGAATTCCCCATTGGAATAATTGACTCGGATAGTTTACTTTCGTTCTTAAGTAATAAGTTGCTCAATAGCTGGACTGTAGTACATCATTTATCAAAACTCTCAGGTGCTGCTGCGAGCAAGAGTATTGATATCTGTTCTTCCTTGTTTGATTTACAGTCTTTAATAAAACCTACCATTATTTTGACATCTGAACTCAGCAGAGAAAACTTTTTGTCTCAGCTTGAGTCAGAAACTCATCTGATTAACAATCAAGTCAGCTATTTAGTAGTTGATTCAGGAGGAAAACTATTAGGAAAATTGAACAGTCAAAAACTAATGAGAAGTTTAATTTTAGATTGTTCTGATCTAAATAATAACAATTTTAGTTTAACAAAAGTTTTACCAAAATTTTATTTTAATTTAATTGAACAAATTCCGATTCCTTTAAGCATTCAAACTCGGCAAGGAAACATTTTATATCGTAATCAAGTTTGGCGAGAGCAAATTAATTTGGCTCAAGAAATTAATTGGGATTTTTCTAACAGCAATTCCTTCAATTCAATTCCTCAATCTAGTGAAAAAATTTCTGAGCAATTTCAACTTGAGTCAATCAAACTCGACCCCTATTGCTTAAAAAGCAATTCTTATTTATTCAAATCTCCTTCTTCATTGTTGCCAACCCAAAATGGTCAACTCTTAGAATTAATGGAAGAAGTTAATTCTCAGTTAGTTAAAGATGCTCAAAAAAATACCATTATCCAACAGTTGTGGAATTATTATCGCTTACCTTTGAATGATTCAGGATTTAGTTACTGGTTAGTTTTAGCAGTTCAATCATTAACCAAAGAACAGGAAAAATTAACCCAGCCTCAATCTGACCTAGAATCAGAGCAATTAAATCAATTGAAAGACGAATTTTTAAGTCATATTAGTCATGAACTTAAATCACCTCTAACTGCAATTGTGGGATTATCAAGTCTTTTAAAAGAACAAAAATTGGGACAATTAAATCAACGTCAAACCCGCTATGCAGACTTAATATATCGTGGGGGAAGAAAATTAATTAATGTAGTTAATGATTTATTAGATTTAACTCGTTTAACTACTAATAAAATTTCGCTGAATTTAGAGCAAATTGAAATTAAAACTTTTTGTGAAGCAATATATCAGCAATTAATTAATAAATTAGAAGATAACATTACATCAGTAACTGCTTCAAATTATTATCCTCAATTAAAATTTAAAATCGAATCAGAAATTATTATCGGAGATAAAGTTCGTTTAAACCAAATTTTATCTCGTTTATTCAAAGCTGCTTTAAAAGTAATTCCCTCGCAACCAGAAATTGGTATTGCGGTGAAAAAGTGGCAAAACTGGATAGCTATTACAGTTTGGAATTCAAAATCAATTTTTTCTGAATATTCTCAACATCTAGCCTGGGAAGTTTCTCTTCAATCGCAAACAAGTATCACTAATCCTCAAAAAGAGGTGGAATTAGATTTAATGCTAGCTCAACAAATAGCTAAGTCTTATGGTGGCAATATTTCTTGTTTATCTCAAATTGATGATGGCAGTGAATTTACTTTATTGATACCCAATCAAAATTGTAATTACAATTTAAATTTAGAATCTAATGATATTCCTATTGTGACAGAGCATAATTTAAGGATTTTAATAGGAGAAACTAATCCTAATCGTATTAATGAGTTGACTAATCAACTAATCGATTTTGGTTATCAGCCAGTGATTGCTTGCACAGGCATAGAAATTCTGGAAAAAGCACGTCAATTACAACCTAGTAAAATTTTAATTAATGGTTTTTTACCTCTGTTGACTATAGATGATATTTTGACTTTATTAAAAGCTGATGTTCGTACACAAAAAATTCCAGTTTTTATTCTCAAAAACAATGGCGATGAGTTAGTTATTAATAATACTCAATTGGTAGCTGGTTGTTTAGATTTCCCCTTACAAAGATCGGCTTTACTGCAAATTTTTGAGCTTGTTAAATCAGAAGTTGTTCAGAAAAAACGTTTAACAATTCTCAGTTTACATCCCAACTGTAATATTAATGATCAATCAATAACTTCCGTTAATTCTGAATTAGACTTTTCCCTCAAAGCTGGATTAGATCATCTCGATCATCGGATTATTGAAGCCGATTGTTTAGAACAAGGAGAATTGCTAGCTCGGATTTGGCAAATCGATGCTATTTTGATCGATGGTAGCGTCTTGGATGAGCCTGTAAGCTTTTTGCGATCGCTGAAAAATTCGCGGGTTTTGGCTACTTTACCGTTAGTAACTTTAGATGCTAAAACAACCGCAGCAGCTAATCAAATTGAAGGTTTATCGGTATTTCCTTGTTTAGTTCCTGCTGAAGAGAGAACGATTATGGATCTAGCACAAGTGATTCAAATAGCTGCTGGAATTAATTGA
- a CDS encoding KaiA family protein, giving the protein MSNQQNFPALSKHSASEQLFLCLFPSNRQLASSLNDLLKSDRYKLKLIELASDLQEFIEQHKEQIDCLIFIKDSSFEPILTQLAQQGILLPIVIVDSTQIANHNEENYSISSLLAGFNSVTTKIYHNAEVCLAKNQVEQIASVINIAITKFLNLAPNCIIEKSSSEIQSNSQNHQNFLLLQQRRLAEKLKERLGYLGVYYKRNSKDFYRNLSPEKKHELFQQLSLDYRQIILSYFTEDEDLNQIIDQFVNQAFFADLSVSQILEMHMELMDEFAQQLKLEGRNEEILLDYRLALIDIIAHLCEMYRRSIPREDLPLDLLFRLD; this is encoded by the coding sequence ATGTCAAACCAGCAAAATTTTCCAGCTTTGTCAAAACATTCTGCGTCTGAACAACTTTTCCTTTGTCTGTTTCCTTCCAACCGACAATTAGCATCTTCTTTAAATGATTTACTTAAAAGCGATCGCTATAAACTAAAACTGATTGAATTAGCTAGCGACTTACAAGAGTTTATCGAACAACACAAAGAACAAATTGATTGTTTAATTTTTATTAAAGATAGTTCTTTTGAACCTATACTGACTCAATTAGCTCAACAGGGTATTTTGTTGCCAATTGTGATCGTTGATTCTACACAAATTGCCAATCATAACGAAGAAAATTATTCGATTAGTTCTTTATTGGCAGGATTTAATTCTGTAACAACTAAAATTTATCATAACGCTGAAGTATGTCTCGCTAAAAATCAGGTTGAGCAAATAGCTTCCGTGATCAATATAGCTATTACTAAGTTTCTCAATCTTGCGCCTAATTGTATCATAGAAAAATCCTCCTCAGAAATTCAATCAAATTCTCAAAATCATCAAAATTTCTTGCTACTTCAACAACGTCGATTAGCAGAAAAACTTAAAGAAAGATTAGGCTATTTGGGAGTTTATTACAAACGTAATTCCAAAGACTTTTATCGAAATCTTTCCCCAGAAAAAAAACACGAATTATTTCAACAATTAAGTTTAGATTATCGGCAAATTATTTTGAGTTATTTTACTGAAGATGAAGATCTCAATCAAATAATCGATCAGTTTGTCAATCAAGCCTTTTTTGCCGACTTATCTGTTTCCCAGATTTTGGAAATGCACATGGAACTAATGGATGAATTTGCCCAACAACTTAAATTAGAAGGTAGAAATGAAGAAATTTTATTAGATTATCGTTTAGCACTAATTGATATTATTGCCCATTTATGTGAAATGTATCGTCGTTCTATTCCCAGAGAAGATTTACCTTTAGACTTATTGTTTAGATTAGATTGA
- a CDS encoding hypothetical protein (circadian clock protein KaiB homolog) codes for MTKFRKTYVLKLYVAGNTPSSVKALKTLKNILEKDFQGVYALKVIDVLKNPQLAEEDKILATPTLSKVLPPPVRKIIGDLSDREKVLIGLDLLYEEIRDREADRELEI; via the coding sequence ATGACTAAATTTAGAAAAACTTATGTGTTGAAATTGTACGTTGCAGGAAATACACCAAGCTCCGTCAAAGCCTTAAAAACTTTAAAAAATATTTTAGAAAAAGATTTTCAAGGAGTGTATGCCTTGAAAGTAATTGATGTGCTAAAAAATCCTCAATTGGCAGAAGAAGATAAAATTTTAGCTACACCGACTTTATCTAAAGTTTTACCTCCGCCTGTACGTAAAATTATTGGGGATCTCTCAGATCGAGAAAAAGTCTTGATCGGTTTAGATCTACTCTACGAAGAAATTCGCGATCGCGAAGCTGACCGCGAGTTAGAAATTTAA